In Eucalyptus grandis isolate ANBG69807.140 chromosome 4, ASM1654582v1, whole genome shotgun sequence, the following proteins share a genomic window:
- the LOC120292746 gene encoding uncharacterized protein LOC120292746, whose translation MLQVKQSQGHRSLPTTRTVGSIYVTFEEAAFRRLPKTRRFGDRIPFVRGPCSVVSMIRELLDSCLGQGVGNCSIWIRAMATKDTVVAHTPDLPQDMSYCLQPR comes from the exons ATGCTGCAGGTGAAGCAAAGTCAAG GCCATCGTTCCCTCCCGACTACCAGGACGGTAGGATCCATCTATGTTACATTTGAGGAAGCCGCGTTCCGGAGGTTGCCAAAAACTCGCAGGTTTGGAGATAGAATCCCCTTTGTGCGAGGCCCCTGTTCTGTGGTGAGTATGATCCGAGAGCTGTTGGATTCGTGTTTGGGCCAAGGCGTCGGCAACTGCTCGATTTGGATCAGGGCGATGGCCACGAAAGATACTGTTGTTGCGCATACACCAGATCTGCCACAGGACATGAGCTATTGTCTCCAACCCAGGTAA